The genomic DNA AATGCCACAGGGAGCAGCGAAATatcatgattgtttcaatctctctactccaatatttttacaggatattctcctactccaatatttttacaggatattccttttatttcagtatttttccccaattgctaaaaaaatggtatggtcatgacaaataacagtcttctgctaaatggaatatgaaaaataaaaatgcatttattcagtacgacagggcaaaattactgcataatggtcaaaactgctgtcttcttcctctcccgaacgatattttataccatcggagttagtccagcttttttcatTTTCCTGCCCCAGCTTTCAAGACggacaggaggcgtgacagctagccgacatgctacccgaaccgagcagcttttccaagtcttattcttgcctttcgaaaacaaaaaaatcacacaaactaCCACCACACATGTCACACACTgtggcggggttgattgtcttcaccgatccccCAGCGTccggtggcgagcaagttacagctcgtcgttctgTTGCGGCTCCAGCGGGCAGGCAGAGAGGGgagaaaggggaatgaacaccaAAAATACcgcattcttggtggacaaaccggccgactttGGAGCGGggggctgcccgagcccaagccgaggatagtggtcCATTGGCGGCCACACGAGGGGGtggaagtgaccatggtgtgtgacaagtcgccagtcgtcggccgagtggccttctccgtggacagggagcattgtcactcacaaaatgcaagccaaatccttattaaaatgtgtgccatgatcccagtatttgtcaTAAAACACATAGCTTAATCACTTCCTCGttggtccaatggtcccacagttgtctgacttgttttggccattatccgtgttgaacaggaactttttgaaacccaaaaagtctcacacgcctctccctggtgcagcaacaaaagactgcagcacattgggctggcgtgatgcgaaaagaaatgaaataatccgcaaaatcagctgaatccgcagtcgttctgcatGCTATACTGTTaactgtatactgaagatgattatcacgctgatgtcacattcgcattcttcgtcAGTCcataaagtcactcattttaatggtgcggggttcaaaaaattgaatgaatatatcaatcgcttccacacacatccaagcggtccatttcatttaggagcataaaataccgcgtgaaatataaaataaacatgctttttttctgtcataggcactttaaatctTTAAAGCCTCACCACTCCTTTGTGGATGATGAGAACAGAAATAATGTGTAAATGCTGTTTCAACAGTATATGACAGTGTTCCCCAAACTTCCACATCAGGCcgtagtgggtgctggatttctttccaacaaaacaggacaaCACCTTAGTACCAATCCGGTGTCTTAcaggtgtaatcagttgattgtagtcaggtgctggttgttttagcagaaaacaCATTGGTTAAATggcctgtgctcgattggtaggaacaaaaaccaggaccgacAGAGGATCTTGAGGATGGACACTCCTGGTATATGAAGCCTGTCATTAGTTTTGTCAAGGTAGATTATCGTGGCTAAATACACATTACATCTTGTCGTGGGTGTAAAACACAAACGTTATcagtattttgagtgaaaaaaaaacccagtgAGTGTTCCTTGTGCAAATTATCAGAACGTTACGatttaacaaagaaaaaatcattgagtcatttgtgtaaaatgtagtgtAACCTATTGTTGCTGTTGGGTTTATAATATGACTTACATTCACATCTCCAGTCTCATTCTCTTTGAGGACAAGACTCAAGACCTTTTCACTTGGTCCTGCACACAAGCGCAGGTGGAGGGGACACTCATCGTCGCGCAGTTTTCGCATGGACACTGGCAGATCAAGTCATACCGTACAACAGTTGTCAGATGGCAGAACAGTAGCCTACTTTTTCTTTTGATGGCAAATTTGAACAGCTTACCTTGGTTTTCTCTGTCGGTGCGTTCAAAGAGGGAAAACTTGGCTGGGTTGTCTACCACTGTGAACTTATTGAGCAAAGCCTCAATGACTTCTCGTACCCGTGTTTGGGAGCTTATATGCAGGTGCTTTGCAACGTCTTTTGGGAGGTAGAATGATGTTCTTCGTGTCAGCCGTCGACCGTATTCGGGTTCATCCTGGGTTGGGCTCTGAGAAGGCGGCAGAGTAATTGGACGTATGAGCTGGAAATGGACTTTGATGAAACCAGTGTAGGTGCCGTCTTTATTCTAAAAGGAAGACACAGATGGAAGTGTCAGGCGTGATTTTGGGGTCATGGCATTACACcaccagatggcaatattttcttTCTTCAAGAGACAAATTTAACAACAAAGCAAAGCCATTGACGCCGATGGGTGTTCGAGTATTTTACAGGTTCACTTAATGTGACTTaatctaaaatgtttaaaaaactcAGATTGTTCTGAGGTGCCTAAATACAAACAAAGGAGTAAATTATCTCACCACCACCATGCAGAGATTGCTGTTAATCTGAGCATTGTATTCCTTGACCTTCTGATGTATTTCGACATCACTTAACTCCTGTTTGCGCCAGTCACTCTGCTCATCCTAACAAGAAACCAGAGGCACCAGTTTAGAAAAAGAGAAAACACGTCTTTGGATTTTTGACcatcagaagacaaccaaacaggtaaataaatttagtttaaaaaataaaataaacaaggatttttgttcataacAAAGCTCACCATTTCTCTTTTGACCATGTGAATGAAAAGAGTCACATGCAGTAAATTACATCTCCATTTCAGACTCACTGAATGCTTCCCTGCTTCTCCAAGTCTTATATCTCCGGCTCACCAGGAACACTTCATACAAATGCTTGATGTCACCAACTACTCTGCACGCTGTGCTGTTTCTCTTCCCCAccttatttgtacaccacatttaCATTTGCATCGCCCAGACCGTAAAACCCCACCATAAAAGCAGTCTGTTAATCAGCATGTTATTGTCCACCGTGTGGGAGGCGAGTGAGAGCATGCTTCGGGTAATGGATGGATCGATTTAAACGGAgagctgcattttttttttttttaccccaatAATTTAAACCTACTCAACAATCAAATTCATGAATTGTATTGAAAATTCTGCCttttaaaagaaaatactgttcgcaacaaaattttcagtttaaaaatgtctatttttttgtattgctgTACAGTGGATGTAAAatgtcaatatatatatatgtatatacatatatggcggaaaacactcaggtgacttgaagttccgctctgagacccccaatttggccaactttcaaaattgtccgatatgcatgtgtgatacatcattggaaagcttaaaatctcaattttctggggggaaaattttttgaacaggcgagcattttaaaaaaaaaagttttttaaacagcaaaaccctttgTAGAGGTGAGAggacgtgagagcagaattacagacgccatgactttaacgagatattatcgcgtacttaccttgtttcaaaccaaaaactccatgtatcatgtatcactgagtgtcaagacacagctgtgaatggccaaagctggattttatggggattttatgggcgaaacatggtaatataacaaaggtcgcgatgcttaaatcgcagacatcaaggagtggtcaagatgttcatatatttaccgttttaaacatttttttttccaatttttctttgattggatcaattatttgtcatctaacatatcggagaaaatgcaagagtaacaaaaaaaatacaatgaagcgatAGTTAGGAGGTATATATCCATtaattttttacagacgccattttttttattgtgacataatttatttaaaagtttaaatatgtcagtgaataattttttaaagtcgtttttttttattttttattttttttttacgaaatatgagacatcaattacttattctaaggtaaaaatgacagacgttttaaataatataattaattaccttcgttttatggctgggttgaaacaagcggttgcgcaatgtctgtaaatgggggttttcagggtaaaacggacaaattaaaaatagttcgggggcttcatgcgccatgaatctgctatggcagcatatagacatactgttctatcataaacaacagttgttttggcttaaaatacagcagttacttttaaagaggagtgcaagagcagaaactgcttttcagtcccgtctgtgttttccgccatataattatatatatatagatatagatatacacACACCCTGGTAGGGTGGGTGGCTATTcatttcaagctcgggtcctctaccagaggcctgggagcttgagggtcctgcaCAGTATCTTTGCTGTTCCTAGGACTGCGCTCTTCTGGACGGAGATCCCTGATGTTTCACCAGGTATCTGCGGGGAGCCACTTCTTCATTCTTCATCTCCTATGACTACAGGCACTACTGTCGCTTTCACCTTCCAGGCTCTCTCCAGGCTTTTGGGATTGCTATAGTTTCTCGTGTTCCATTTTTATGATATTGCCATAATTGGGGATGACTACATCGATCACAACGGCTGTCCTCTGCTGCTTATCCATGATCTTGATGTCCGGATGGTCTGCCACAACCATCAGTCAGTATCTGGACGTCTCACAGGATCCTAGCCCTCTCATTTTCCACTACCATGGCAGGTGTTTACCATTGCGATCTAGGGGTCTATagtctatactctgcacagatgTTTTGTGTACACTATACCGGCTACTCGGTTATGGCGTTCCATTTATTCTTTTCCTGCCAGTATCTTACACCCTGTTATTATGTGTTGGACTGTTTCAGTGGCCTCTTTGCACAGCCTGTATCTGGAATTCTACCTGGTGTGGTGTATCTGGGCCTCCATTGCCTTAGTCCTCAAGGCCTGCTCCTGTGCTGCCATGATTTGTAGTGCGTCTGTGATGTCTTTCTGTCGAGCCCTCTCTAACCATTGGTAGGATTTGTTCATATCGGCCACTTCAAGTATCTGTCAATGGTACATCCCATGCAGGGTTTTTTCCTCCCATGATGGCTCCTCCAACTCCTCCTTTTATACAGGgtgtataataatatatataatgtatacagTCTTTGACTTTaaatagctaaaaaaaaaattctatttccGATTTGATTTTGGAGTAAGAATGGCAGATACtggaaatgtgaaagtaaagctGAAGTGGCAAGATGCTTTACGAGTGAGTTCGACAGAGAACCATTACTGCAGTTACTGGGCAGAAGAAAATCCTCATCTTACCGTGGAACGTCACTTGAATTTGCCTGGAGTCACTGTCTGGTGTGGACTTTCAGCCGGGGGACTtgttggaccatttttttcaaaggCACAGGGACTGGGTTAAGTTATATTGTGTTTGGGCATCTCTGTGGAACTCACGAGTAAAGCGTTTTGCAACTTCagcttcattttaacatttccaGAATGATTTCAGGACAAATTTTTTCTGCTGGAACGTAAGCTGCCATTCTTactgcaaaataaaaaatgaaacagaaaaaaataatttattagctaTTTAAAGTCAAAGAGTGTATGCATTattttgggacaccctgtatacagtatatatggcggaaaacactcaggtgacttgaagttccgctttgagaccctcaatttggccaactttcaaaattgtccgaaatgcaagtgtgatacatcattggaaagctcaaaatctcaattttctgggggaacaattttgaacaggaaggcatttaaaaaaaaaaaaaatttaaacagcaaaccctaattggaggcgagagcacgcaagaacagaattaaagacgccacgattttaatgagatCTAATCGTGTACTTacgttgtttcgatccaaaaattccatgtagcatgtatcaccgagtgtcaagacacagctttgaatagccacagccggattttttaaatttatttttattttatgggtgaaacatggttttATAACAagcgtcgcgatgcagaaatcacagacaacaaggagtggttgagattttctttttcatatagttacccttttaaacatttcttttcaattttttttgtttggatcgattatttatcatctaacatatcggggaaaatgcgacagtaacaaaaacaatacaattaagcgatagttatgaggtagatatccgtgacttttttccagacgccaaatttttcattgtgacataattcatttaaaagtttaaaatatgcgagtgaataatcttttaaagtcgtttttttaaactaaaatttagacatcaattaatgattctaagctaacaatgacagacattttgaataataaatataattaccttctttttatggctaggttgaaacaaaaccggttgggcgacatctgtaaacgggggttttcagggtaaaacggacaaattaaaaatagttcggaggctttgtgcgccatgaatctgctatggcagcatatagacatattgttctatcatatacaacagttcttttggcttaaaatatagcagtttattttaaagaggggtgcaagagcagaaactgctttttcagtcatgtctgttttccgccatatgtatagtATGTACAGCAATGTGGACAACTTCATTGTTcaccaaaaatattttgaaaagaaGAAGTAAAAATAAACTACGAAAATAATTTAGTTGCAAATACTGTACCCTCTTATAACTGGGATGTGGCTGTTCAGCATTAAACAATAAGAAACTCATGGTAAATGGGAGTCAGGACTAATTTGCACTATTTAAATGCAAGTTGATTGACCACATAATAAATGCTAATGTCACAGTAggcttttaaaaatatatatataaaattaaattaaattaaatttaaaaaaattaaaaaaaaataaaacagataatAATTTAACTTTCTAGCAAAAAAATTATAGTAACATTGACCACTATTTTGAACTGTTCATAGTTCCCTCTTGTGAGGTGTTAAGTTGCACTGTGTCACATGGAGCATAGGTTCTAATGTTGGTCCCTTCTCATCTGGATAAATAAGATTTCtaaaatttgcattttacagcacaTCTAACTACAACCAGAATGCTAATCATATTGCTGTACAGTGTTATCTTTTGAAAAGCTAAGTTTTAAAAGAAATATAAATGGTGCTATCATGACAACAATTTTTTGCATTAACTGCTCCTCCAATGTTACTTAACTATACTGAATAGATGTCAGTCCTATAAATATAATGTAGTCCAACAATGGAACATCTGTTTAATTCCAGAGTCGTCAAAGTTATTGCCTCTCATTAGCAGCACTCTTCTTAATGGCATTCACCATAGATGCTATAAGAAAGAGAGGGCATAAAAAAGGACCCCGGGACATATGGATGGACTCAACCATTTGAATTGCGCTTTTGTCTACAGTGACAAACAAAGAAACCGACTTGTGATTCATCTGATTTGAACAgaatgcagtaaaaaaaaatttgattggaGACTTTTCTCCTTACCACATTTGTGTCCTTCTCTACGGAATCAACAGAGAAATCCACCGCAGCTGGCAAACTTCTGTCTGCACCACAGTCTAGCTGGATGAGAGGTCGACATCTGGGGTGACAAGTGTAACTGCAATCTGCAGAGAGATTGTCTTCTTTAGCTTGATTCACCCCCGTGTTTTTACATTTTGGTTCACACTGAATGTCAATAAAACACATTAGTACACAGTGGTTTCCAGGGTAACACGGCTCACACGTCTATGATGTATGACAAATTTAGGGGGAGGATATTTCAAGGCCAAACCATCCCTGACAGATATCCCTACAGGTTTGAGGGATGGAAACAACAAGAATTTCCTGCATTTGATTGATAAGTTAAATTTTTGCAACAGTATCCCAGTGCTTCAGTTTATAAAGTAATGGAAAAGTCACACGTTTAACTCATTTTTACATGCTCCAAATAAGATCACACGTTTTCTCATGACGCATCATCACTGTCGTCATCATCATGGCTCCCAGTTGCAGGAACATGATGACTCATAAAATGACAAATTTGACTCCCATCATGCCTCCTTTGATGCAGATTCATTGCTTCTGTGTTTTATAGGTCATTGCCTCCAGTGGACAACATCCTAAACATTGACACACCAACCTCACACGCTGGTGTGGGTTCATTTTTTTAGTAACAAAATTCCACCCACAAATATCAAAAATGGCTCcatcaacaaaaatataaaacagTTACTGATTAGGTAAatttgtgctttttttatttgaatttaaagtttTCGTAAAAATACATGTATTTCCTGATTCATTTCATCTTTGTGGACTGTTAAACAAGCTTGGAGCTTTGGGAATGCACCCAGTGTGACTTTTTTCTTGATCAGCGTTGCTTTCCTGTGCTGATTGGCCTGAGGAAACATTTCCACAGCTTTATATTATTCTGGTTTGCCTCAGTCCTAACTTTAGCTTAGACCTTATATTGACAGGTTCAATACCTAAATGGCAAGGACAGCATTTTTCACTTGCATGATatcgcaagaaaaaaaaaaaaagtgtctgcgacAGGCGATGTGTAACTTGAGCATGCTTTGGTGATCTCTAGGTTGAATGAATATATTTAACAGGTTGGTGTCAATAATGTTGTCAAACAGCGGTAGGTAGAACTAAAGATAATCATCAAATTTTGTAATGATttttaccatagacttcataattgtattgacgagtcacatccgtcagccactgcgcaaagccttcaagcagggggctGTCCAGCAgtctgcttcagttattcggagttggtcgcagttagtcaacaaatgcagggatccaacgccggatttagaatGAAAAAGTATAAAAGTTGTACAGTAtagaaacaggaaggattgtctcaggaatgatttgttcgaggattcaaggtaattattatatttttcgtaccatgcatgcattttgaaacgttgttaaaaaaatcagtggaagaaattagccgctacagcattggcattatactttgcaatatttatgtaaaataactgctaactgcacattttattttattttttttcttttaaccatgaatcgagacatccatacatccatatctagaaagaactcaggtatttaagcatttattcacaagaattttcacccgaaaagctctgtttacatatggcggtcgccacattgactgacagactagctttgtacttcgacatatttacataaaataaatgctatctgtacgttttttatgcttttaaccaaaatccgagactgttttacgtccatatctataaagaattcagggatttaagcatttattcacaagaattttcaccagaaaagctctgtttacatatggcggccgccacattgactgacagactagcatcgtacttcgacatatttacgtaaaataaatgctaactgcatgtttttttcttctgcttttaaccaagaatgaagactgttttacgtctatatctagaaagaattcaggaatttaagcatttattcacaaaaattttctgtcTGTAATTcccctcggtcagctttgacggccacgccaacaatgcaggccccctattaatcatcCTCGCGCCCCGTCATCAATACATGATGAAGTCTGTGGATTTTACCCCCTAATCAGAcagtttaatacttaatgttattCTAAAATTGTGAAGTTATAACGCCTCATATCAATAAATGTACAGACAACATAActttgtaattgttttttttctcaatggggCAATTACGCATGCTTATAATGTATGCATGTTACTCACTGGTGCATCGTACGGCCTGCTTATAAACACCCCAGATGAATTCTCCACACAGGTCGCACCAGCTCAGATGAGTGTGACCGTAGGGCTGGAAGTCGTGACCTACACCAGCTTCCCGATATGGCACCTCGATGCTGACGGTGTCCCCAACCAGACGGACAATGTGGAAGTGACTAGCCTGACTGGCAGAGGTGCGTGGCCCACGGGCTGCCAATTCAATAGGATCATTCACACTAAGGTCCTTCAACTCAATCAGCTCACATTTAGACATCCTGATTGTGACCCAGTCACGGACATGTCAAGTAAAATGTCACTGTCCGGAAGCTTGTGCGGGTTGGTATCCACCACTGAGCCCACATCAGTATTTGAGGATTCTGAGTGCACTTCCATATGTCAAATTCATGTTTATTTAAATACAGCAGAACAAGTCACCAGCCCTGAGGAgatcaaacaaaacaatgtcttGAAATCATACACATGTTAAAGTATACTcttaaatgcataaacaaagtGCAGTGCTGTTGAGGCATTTGTTGTTTATCGAGTGATGTAAGcttcacacatacaaaaaaaacaagagaTTAACTTCTGTTATCTGATTTCACGATACATGCAAAAACAACCAAAAGTGGGACAAGATGGTGAGGATTATCCTTTAAAATCCAAACATGACTATATTTCTTTCCATGTGATTTACTGTAAAATCCATACACTGTATACGGGACAAAACACTAGAAAAACAAGTCTCAGTATAAAGAGCTTGACCTCTTATGAATGCGTGTTCCCATTGTTTATACCGTATTTAATTATTAGTTTTGAAAGATGAAAGACTCTACTTTGGTTGAAAActacttaaattactttttaattaTTCCAACAATTCTGCGCAAGCCAATAATGCAAatcatatattttatttgttgaaGTTCTTATGTTGTGCCATCAAACCTTGCAATTAACCCTATGATGCACAAGTGACTGGACCCTACAcgcttccataagtgggtcaaaaatgacccatattagaaccaatgtgcttttatgccattttggtgaagaataatcacttgtatattagttagtattatatttagggccacacaggaatgatttcatgcttgaaatatctttatgattcgattaacattttttgaaaaaataaaataaaaacagaacagcaatagactttatctttccttgtattttatcatgaTGATAaaatgatgaagagctcccatgcatctttttggtgagacagcggtgctaagctcttgtggaggcactgaccgatttcttaggatattgtggctctgtgttctgccctgggtgggaggtaattctctctagtaagagccctaccaactcattctgttggccatgatttggacactttcttcttcagaggacacgtaagtggaatcttatgagtcagattgatcctgttcagttggatttccaggtggacaactgccacctggacaatactcttacatcatcagaaatttcggacacttgagtccaatcccgtcactgcctctccatcatccatTTACGATTTATGACCATTTCAGCTGTGAATCTAGCAGCTATGACATTTTGGGTAAGGAAacataagagtagtgttttcatTAGATCAATATGTAGCTGTATAAAGAAATAcacacaggtcttaatgcacaaatctgattgttttgtgtttttccgactggactgaacgggaaaagtcgcatgaaagtggaccatttcaaatttgatccaggtcactttcatatGCTGTTAAGATCCCATCCAGGccgcatttttccagaatgtggctgcagtctgaactgtcaagtcccccaaattggaattcatgcagcaattaacgcaagcaaagagcgagagagacaaggcgcta from Corythoichthys intestinalis isolate RoL2023-P3 chromosome 9, ASM3026506v1, whole genome shotgun sequence includes the following:
- the rassf1 gene encoding ras association domain-containing protein 1 isoform X2: MVVNKDGTYTGFIKVHFQLIRPITLPPSQSPTQDEPEYGRRLTRRTSFYLPKDVAKHLHISSQTRVREVIEALLNKFTVVDNPAKFSLFERTDRENQVSMRKLRDDECPLHLRLCAGPSEKVLSLVLKENETGDVNWDAFSFPELSNFLQILQREEEEHVRQIVRRYTRTRDMIKQAMVKITTPA
- the rassf1 gene encoding ras association domain-containing protein 1 isoform X1; translated protein: MSKCELIELKDLSVNDPIELAARGPRTSASQASHFHIVRLVGDTVSIEVPYREAGVGHDFQPYGHTHLSWCDLCGEFIWGVYKQAVRCTNCSYTCHPRCRPLIQLDCGADRSLPAAVDFSVDSVEKDTNVDEQSDWRKQELSDVEIHQKVKEYNAQINSNLCMVVNKDGTYTGFIKVHFQLIRPITLPPSQSPTQDEPEYGRRLTRRTSFYLPKDVAKHLHISSQTRVREVIEALLNKFTVVDNPAKFSLFERTDRENQVSMRKLRDDECPLHLRLCAGPSEKVLSLVLKENETGDVNWDAFSFPELSNFLQILQREEEEHVRQIVRRYTRTRDMIKQAMVKITTPA